Proteins found in one Tamandua tetradactyla isolate mTamTet1 chromosome 1, mTamTet1.pri, whole genome shotgun sequence genomic segment:
- the TMEM60 gene encoding transmembrane protein 60 yields MRMSLAQRVLLTWLFTLLFLIMLVLKLDEKAPWNWFLIFIPVWIFDAILLVMLIVKMAGRCKSGFDPRHGSHNIKKKAWYLIAMLLKLAFCLALCAKLEQFTTMNLSYVFIPLWALLAGALTELGYNVFFVRD; encoded by the coding sequence ATGAGAATGTCCTTGGCTCAGAGAGTACTACTCACCTGGCTTTTCACTTTGCTCTTCTTGATCATGTTGGTGTTGAAACTGGATGAGAAGGCTCCTTGGAACTGGTTCCTCATATTTATTCCAGTCTGGATATTTGATGCTATCCTTCTGGTTATGCTGATTGTGAAAATGGCTGGACGGTGTAAGTCTGGCTTTGACCCTCGACATGGATcgcacaatattaaaaaaaaagcgtGGTACCTCATCGCAATGTTACTTAAATTAGCTTTCTGCCTTGCACTCTGTGCTAAACTAGAACAATTTACTACCATGAATCTGTCCTatgtcttcattcctttatgggcCTTACTAGCGGGGGCTCTGACGGAACTTGGATATAACGTCTTTTTTGTGAGAGACTGA